The window tgcTGGTGAGCCCCAAATCCAATGTCAAGTATCCCTTATAAGGGACTCACAGAAAAGAGACACATGAACCGCAAGGAATGAGTGGGGCCATAAGCTGGGAAATGATTCTCCTGTAGAGCCTCCTACAGGAAGTGCAGCCCAAGCCACATTTTGATCTCCAACATCTGGCTGTAAACCACAAGAGAAGACCTTTcagttttaagccaccaagtttgtggtcatttgtccCATcaccctgagctgagatctgCACTCTCAGGGCTCTGCTTCAGGGACCAGGGCTCTCCTTGCCGGGTTACAGGCAGAGTCTCAGGGACCAGCTTGTGTTAGCAGGGACTGGAAATCACCCAGCGTGACCACGGTTGGACTCCTGGAAGGCAGGTATCAGGTGAGCTTTTCTGTAAGCAGACTGCAGCTAATTTTAAACTCTGGGTCACCTAGGCATGGTCAGGGGAGCGGCGGGGAGGTCAGGTTGCAGCTGACATTGACTGGCGGGGCACTGGGCAGCCACGTCACAGAGGGGCAGGGCCCAGGGTATCCATGACTCCCGACCACGAAGAGCTGGGGATGCTCGTATAAATAATTCTTGTCCAAAGGATTAAGTGTCTGTTTTGCAGGCTGCTGGTCCGGCCATGGAAGGCTCCAGGCAGAAAAGACAGTTCAACCGCACAGGGTCAACCCCCTGGGAAAACACAGCCGGATGTATGTTCCCACTGGGATCAGGGGTCAAGGCCTGACAGGCCCAGGGTGCCAGGATGGAGTGGGAGGATTTTAGGGAAAAGAGCCTGTGCTCAGTGGCCTGCTCAGCTGTGGCTGCAGTGAAGCATGATGGTTCAGCTCGAGGTTCTGGTGTTAGACGCCCCCTGGAGTAGGGGTGGGgtgttcaaatcccacctctgccacctAATAGCCAGGTGACCTTAGCTAAGTCAGTTCAGCTCTCAGCCTTAGCCTCCTCCCCTGTAAATCTGGGGATTAGAATTGCAACCAGCCCTCACTCTCCAAATCTACTTGGCTCCTGAGTTTAGATACTTAAGGTAGTAAGAGAAACCaagttttctgattcttttttagtttctgaaTTTCGGAAAGCAGAAAGTGATCACTTGAAGAGCAAGGGATATATCTAAATCTATCTGGCTCCTGAGTTTGGAAAGCAGGGGATCCTTAGGATTCTTAGCTCATGTGGATGCTGTAAAGAATTACTGAGACCTTTGCATATAAAATTAGCAtgtaagggacacctgggtggctcagtcggttaagcatccgactttggctcaggttatgatctcacggtttgtgggttcaagcccttgtcaggctctgtgctgacagctcagagcctggagcctgcttcggatcctgtgtctccctctctctgcccccccccccactacttgtgttctgtctctctctctcaaaaaataaataaacattaaaaaattttttaaaaaagtaaaaaacatccTTAAACTAGATCTACTCCTATGTGGCAGAAGAAAGATCCACTCTTATCTGTCTCTTCCCTCACCCAAGATGTGAGCaacttgagggcagagactggaCGTGACTTTCTCCAGACTATGTCCCTGATGGGGTTtgggcacatagcaggtgctcagaatTTGTGGAATGATGAATGACAGAGGCCCTGGGGAACTGTCCTTTGGAAGGAAGGTGAACCTCAGAAACATAGAAGCTGAAAGCTAGACTCGCACATATATTCTGGGGGGAGGCAGCGGGGGGCATGTGCATTTGCCCTGAGTAGGGCCCCACGACACTTACCTGGGAGAGGTGTGCCATTGGCCATGAGGGTCAACTGGTCAGCGATGGCTTTGGTTCGTGAGTAGTGGTCCATATGCTGCCAGAGGACAAGGAGAAGAGCACCGCCAGGTAAGGGTCAGCGGCACTgcccagcccctctgggcccAGGGCTGCCCTCCCTGCTTCAGACTACATAGGGGCTGGATTCTGGGGGCTCCCCCTGGGAAATGGCCAGCGCCCTTCTTTTCCCTTGGGGTAGGAGCCATGGGAGCAGAGTTCAGAGCAGTAACAACGACCAGAGCTCCTTCACTCGGGGAGGGTCTTGCTGGCCCCCAGCGCGAGCCCCGGGATGCAGATGCTGCGTGTGCACTAGATGAACTATTTCCATGCAGTCCTCCAGGTGTTCATGGCATTTCACACGCATCAACTCGCTGCCTGCTCTCCACACCCCACCGGGGTGGTGTTTTCACGCCCAGATGAAGAAACAGTGGCTCAAAGTGACTTGCACAAGGCCCCACAGGTAGAGagtggcctggctggctcaaggcCAAGTCTGTCTGATTTCAGAACCCCTAAAATAGGAGGCTTGTGCTACCCGGTTTTGGGGACCCCTTCTTCATGGGACTCAGCCTGAGTTGTGAAGCTGACCCTGGTTTCCACGCATCCCTACCCTTCGGGCTGTGGATCCCAGGCCCAgtggccctgcccacctctcctggAAGCCAGATACCTTCTCCAGTGGGAAATATGGCACAGAGTCCTCATCACCCTGTTCTATGGGCTTCCCGCCGAACACGACATTGACAGTGCTGGTGTAGATGAGCCTTGGAACTCGCCGACGGACGCAAACTGCAGTGACAAtggcacacacacgcgcgcgtgcacacacacacacacacacacacacacacacacacggggccaAGATGAGtagaagctggaggaggaggtgcCCACTGGGACCTCCCTGGGAGAATCCACTGACCTCCACCCAGTCTTTGCCACACATCCTGGCCCCTGGGGCCCTCCCAGAATACAGAGCTGCTCAGGAGGGAAGGGGTGTGGGTCAAGTCCCTGTTCCGTGGGGCCCTGGGAGCCAGGCTGGCTCACTCCTCCTTCTCAGTATGGCTGTGGCCCCTGAGCTACCTTGCTGGGGGCAAGTCAGAAGAAAGTTTCAATCGATGGGGACATAGGAAACAGACACTCTAGAATCAGAGAAAAGACCGGATGCAGGACAAGGCAGACATGCCCAGAGCCCCCATAAGTGGGTCTTCTATTTTGGTGTTTCAGCAACTTTTCTAACTCTTGATCCCTGAAATGTAAACTCTGCTGCCCGTGTCCCCAGACATGCTGTGGCCACACTGACCCGTCCCATGCAGGGGCCTGGGCAGGTCTGCAGTTTAGGAAGGATGTGCTGCCCACAGGCCCTacactggggtgggtgggggcaggggaggagggtccCACCTCTGTCCCCCTACCCTGTCCCCAGGGCCGGGCCTgtggcaggagaggggagagaagcaggaaacaCACAGCTGGTCACACGGAGCTCGGAGCGCCTACCATTGATTACTAGTTTGGTGCCTCCAACATTTATAGACTCAATCTGCTCTTTTTGCAGCTAAAAGACAAGACGGAGGTGGGAAGTCGTGGTGTTGTCATGCCTCGTCGCTGAGGCCATAAGGCTGGGCTTAGGGTCGGGCAGGACAGGGCCTACAGAATGTCCAGCTCAGAAGCAGGGATCTGGGAGGCCCACAGGAGGTGCAGGAGCCCTGGGTACCAGTGCCCAGCTCTGTCAGCATCCCCCTGAgcgccccccacctctgcctggccCTCAGCTATCTCATCACCTCCCCTCTGGGTGGTCAGCAGGATGAAATGCACCCTATGGGAGGACTTGGTACAGTGTTTGACCCAGAAAAGGGGCTCAAAATGTTTGGGTCATTTCCTCACTATggaagtctcagtttccttatctataagaCAGACAAGAGTAATACTGTCCATGCCCTCGCGAGGTTGgggtgtgaaaaataaaaacaccttgtCTACAGAGAGAGAGCTGCTCGTGTGCCCGGAAACAGGCGAAGCCTGTACATCTCACTTAATCCTTCCGACCAGACTAGGAGATGGGTTCtatcttgatttttaaactatatttatcCTCATTGCAGTTGCTTTTAAATAGATAATACAATCACATGGTTAAAAATATctcaaacaggggtgcctgggtggctcagttagttgctTGAgtgtctggttcttttttttttatatatatatttttttaacgtttatttatttttttttgggactgagagagacagagcatgaacgggggaggggcagagagagagggagacacagaatcggaaacaggctccaggttccgagccatcagcccagagcccgacgcggggctcgaactcacggaccgcgagatcgtgacctggctgaagtcggacgcttaaccgactgcgccacccaggcgccccgagtgtctGGTTCTTGatgtcagttcaggtcttgatctcagggttgtgagttcaagccccatgttgggctctgtgctgacagtgcagggcctgcttgggactgtctctctctctctctcgctgtctctgcccttctcctacttccacatgcacatgtgtgcgtgttctctctctcaaaaaaaataaataaacatttaaaaaaatcactcaaacaGTAACAAGGGTATATAGTGAAAAGGAAATGTCCTTCCCATTCCTGACTCCCAgccttcctccccaacccccgcAGAGGCAACCACTGTTCCTATTATAGGCCGGTGTATTTCTAGACATAATCTATACTTATTCATATCAGCACATACACACGTGTGAATATCCTAGCTTCTTTTTTATACAAACAGGAGGATATCAAACACTGTTTTTGCACCTTGGAAATTGTTCCGTTATCAACACATATTGAGTTACTTCATTCTGTTGAATGGCTGCATAGAATTTCAATGTGGGGAGactttacaatttatttaaatagtccTTAACTGATGGGCATTTACTTTActtcctgtttttgttatttaaaacaatgCTGCAAATATATACACAGTGTGATTTCTGAGTCAAAGGGTGTCTGTTTTGATGGCTACCTacggaggaggaaacagaggctcagagaggttaagttaacTCGCCCTGGGTCACACAGCGAGAAAGTGGCAGAACTAGCATGTGGTCCCATGGATGCAAAATGCAGGCTGGGTATAGTCCGAGTCCTTCCTGGATTAGGTGAAGGGCACGTAAAGTTGGGGGTGCACAGAGCCCAGATCTGAACCCCGCTCTAACTCCAGGTATTGTATGTTGGGGTGCTCACCTTCTCAACACCAGACATCCCATAGGATGCCACGTGGAAGACGCAGTCCACCCCTTCGAAGGCACGATACAGGGCTTCTTCATCTCGGACATCGGCCTGAAACACAGAAGGAAGAGATGGGGCCAGGAGGTTTGGGCCAAGGCAGAGATACCAACCCTGCTCCTTGCCAGCTCCCAGAGCTGCTCTCCTGACCCAGGCCGAGCACCGTGGGAGAGGCTGTGGGGCAGGATTTAGTGTATGATTCTACAGGGCATCATCGTCTTCGTTATCGTTGGCGGCTCCATTTATCAAGCTAATTCACAGGGGCTGTGCTCGGTGTTTTACGTGCACAGTCTCATGGCCTCCCCAGAAGACCCTTGTGAATCCTGCTTTCTATGGATGGGGACACGGAGGCTCAGACATGTGGAGCCTTGTGGCCATGGTTGCCCAGCTGGGAAATGCCAGAGTTTAAATAGTCTGATTCCAAGAGCCTGTTCTCTTCAATATCACACCACGGGTTTCACATCAGACACTGTCCCCAGACCTCCACCAGCAGCCTGGGCGCCCCCACCAGTCCCCAAGATGCTCATCACCGCACCTGGATGAACTTGGTCCCCGGGGACAGCTCCCACTGTGGTCGGCGGAGGTCGAGCAGGATGACAGAAGTGCCACTCTTGGCCAGGCTAGAACCCAGGCTAAAGCCCAGGTAGCCTCCTCCTCCAGTCACCAGAACCTTCTGCCTAGGGGCCTGCATGGGTGTGGCCTGAGTCTTCTGCTGTGGTGCTAGTGTTGGGGCTGTCTCTGGCTCACTGGGTTTGGGCCCAATTCCAGAACCCCGTCTGGGCCCAGGCTCTACCCCTGGCCCAGGTAACGGTGCAGCTCCTGGCCTAGGTACTGGCTCAGGTACTGACCTAGCTTCTGACCCAGGCCCCAGACCTGGCGTAGGTCCTGAAGCAGCACCAGGCTCCGGCCTAGGTCTAGACACAGCACCAGACCCTGGTCCAGGTCCTGGAACAGCACCAGACTCTGGTGCAGGTAGGGACACAGCACCATGCACTGGTCTGGGTCCTGAAATAGCACCAGGCACTGGTCCAGGTTCTAGAACCACACCAGGCTCTGGTCCAGGTCTGGTCACAGCACCAAGCCCTGGTCCAGGTTCTAGAACCACACCAGGCCCCGGCCCAGGTCCTGACAcagccccaggccctggcccagGCCCCAGAACAGTAGTAGGCCCTGAAACTGCACCAGGCCCCGGGCCAGGCCCTGACTCAGACCCCAGGCCTGAGACTCCTCCCCAGGCCCGGCAGACGGGGCAGCTCTTCTCTCCCTGGCCTGCAGCTCTGCAGGCCTCTGGGGAGGAGCCTGCTGGGTTGGGCTTCATTCTCTACTGAGCCATGCAGACCCAGCATCTGTCCAcctgtagagaaaaataaaagaaagaacattctagagTTGTCTTAAGTCATGTGGATTATCAGACTAAGGGGAACTCCTGGGGGTGCTTAGAGACCCTTTGAACCTGTCCCTTTCAGAATTTTGAGAACTTTCAAGGTGGTTGCTGCCTCCCGTGTGTTTTACAGctggggaaattgaggcccaaaGTCACATTGCATGGCTGAGGTTTACACCAAGCATTCCTAATTTCTCTACCAGTTCCTTAAAATCCCCGTTCCCATGTAGTACCAGAGGAAGGCAGAGTAAATCATGCCCAGGGGAACCCCAGCACACTGGAGGTGACCGCTTCTGACTGGGAAGATGGGGAGGGTTTCCTGGAGAAAGAGatagaaggaagaggaggaagaggagagaaggggaaataaagggaagagatgaggaggaggaatcCCCATGGGGTCTAtaagggctctgtgcttgggaacCTGCACGGAAGAGCCGCGCCACACCCACCCTGAATCTGCAGCCCCTGGttctcccaggtgccccagcagtgcAGGTGGCTGGCAGTACAGGTCTGCCCAAGCCCTCTGCTGGCTTCAGGGTCAGGTCGGTGAACCACGGGGTCCAGCACTGAGGATCCTGTCGTACTGACTCCAGACTTAAAGTGACCCAGCTTCAGTCACTATCACCAtcttcatccccaccccccccccccccccacctcctgctccacCTGAGGCTAAGGCAGCACCAGGGGCCGGATGATCATCGTCACCATAATAACAGCAGTGACCATATACCGTGGGTCAACTGTTTGCCAGGCCCTGTGGATACAGAGGCAGGTGTCTCTGCTCTGCATGATGCCTActggctgtaa is drawn from Leopardus geoffroyi isolate Oge1 chromosome E3, O.geoffroyi_Oge1_pat1.0, whole genome shotgun sequence and contains these coding sequences:
- the SDR42E2 gene encoding putative short-chain dehydrogenase/reductase family 42E member 2, yielding MKPNPAGSSPEACRAAGQGEKSCPVCRAWGGVSGLGSESGPGPGPGAVSGPTTVLGPGPGPGAVSGPGPGPGVVLEPGPGLGAVTRPGPEPGVVLEPGPVPGAISGPRPVHGAVSLPAPESGAVPGPGPGSGAVSRPRPEPGAASGPTPGLGPGSEARSVPEPVPRPGAAPLPGPGVEPGPRRGSGIGPKPSEPETAPTLAPQQKTQATPMQAPRQKVLVTGGGGYLGFSLGSSLAKSGTSVILLDLRRPQWELSPGTKFIQADVRDEEALYRAFEGVDCVFHVASYGMSGVEKLQKEQIESINVGGTKLVINVCVRRRVPRLIYTSTVNVVFGGKPIEQGDEDSVPYFPLEKHMDHYSRTKAIADQLTLMANGTPLPGGGTLRTCVLRPPGIYGPEEQRHLPRVASHIKKRLFMFRFGDRRTQMNWVHVHNLVQAHVLAAEALTVAKGYVASGQAYYINDGESVNLFEWMAPLFEKLGYSQPWIQVPTSWVYLTAAVMEYVHLALRPICSVQPLLTRSEVRSVAVTHTFQIAKARAQLGYAPDKFRFADVVEQYVRSTSRRSRGSTARTLLRLLLGLLLLFGLLALALHLAGLQPSNV